One window from the genome of Candidatus Aminicenantes bacterium encodes:
- a CDS encoding helix-turn-helix domain-containing protein produces the protein MIEPDKRKAIYLLHQEGKGLREIARLMDTSHNTVAAIIEQKGEMPHTTRRDKIRIDADLLRRLYGDCEGWIQRVHEKLVEEEGIRVTYPTLTRMLRDLGINTDVKARCERVPDEPGAEFQHDTSPYQLKLGDKPTRVVGSLLYLRYSKRRYLKFYCAFNRFKMKCFFHEALMFWGYSAAQCIIDNTNLARLRGTGREAVMVPEMEAFAKQYGFQFVCHEKGHANRKAGEERSFWTVETNFFPGRVFQNLEDLNRQALEWSTVRMEQRPQGETKIIPAQIFEYERPYLIKLTPHIPPPYMAHHRGTDEYGFASFDGNHYWVPGTKRGEVKILEYSHRLTIYAKEESPLDYRLPASGVKHQRFSPEGQPPPPHAPRHRQQPTQQEELRLRAMGQGVGAYLDFVLKPKGLERHGMIRKLFAISQKMTPALFIRSIERAHKYKITSLETIERIAVLCMSQGEDKLLSVEVDERFRDREAYQEGYLTDPPNLSIYDDLLKGEDHG, from the coding sequence ATGATCGAACCGGACAAGCGTAAGGCGATTTATCTGCTGCATCAGGAAGGAAAGGGCCTTCGCGAGATCGCCCGCCTGATGGACACCAGCCACAATACGGTGGCGGCGATTATTGAGCAGAAGGGCGAGATGCCGCATACGACGCGCCGCGACAAGATCAGGATCGATGCGGATCTTTTGCGTCGTCTCTACGGGGACTGCGAGGGGTGGATTCAGCGGGTGCACGAGAAGCTGGTGGAAGAAGAGGGAATCAGAGTGACCTATCCCACCTTGACGCGGATGCTGCGGGATCTGGGGATCAACACGGACGTCAAAGCCCGGTGCGAGCGGGTGCCGGATGAACCGGGCGCCGAGTTCCAACACGATACCAGCCCCTACCAACTCAAGTTGGGGGACAAGCCAACGCGCGTGGTGGGCAGCCTTCTCTACCTTCGCTATTCGAAACGGCGCTACCTGAAATTTTACTGCGCCTTCAACCGTTTCAAGATGAAATGTTTTTTTCACGAGGCGCTGATGTTCTGGGGTTATTCTGCGGCGCAATGCATTATTGACAACACGAATCTGGCGCGGCTACGGGGAACGGGACGAGAGGCGGTTATGGTTCCGGAAATGGAAGCCTTCGCCAAACAGTATGGATTTCAATTTGTCTGCCATGAAAAAGGCCACGCCAACCGCAAGGCGGGGGAGGAACGGAGTTTCTGGACGGTCGAGACCAATTTCTTTCCTGGCCGCGTTTTTCAGAATCTGGAGGATTTGAACCGGCAAGCATTGGAGTGGTCCACGGTGCGCATGGAACAACGACCACAGGGAGAAACAAAGATCATTCCGGCCCAGATCTTTGAGTATGAGCGCCCCTATCTGATCAAGCTCACGCCCCATATCCCGCCGCCTTACATGGCCCACCACCGCGGCACAGACGAATATGGCTTCGCCTCCTTTGATGGCAACCACTATTGGGTGCCTGGAACAAAACGGGGCGAGGTCAAAATATTGGAATACAGCCACCGGTTGACGATCTACGCGAAAGAAGAAAGCCCCCTCGATTACCGGTTGCCGGCCAGTGGCGTGAAACACCAACGGTTTAGCCCTGAGGGACAGCCGCCGCCCCCTCACGCTCCGCGCCATCGCCAGCAGCCCACACAGCAGGAAGAACTCCGTTTGCGTGCCATGGGCCAGGGGGTCGGCGCCTATCTGGATTTCGTCCTCAAACCCAAAGGCCTTGAGCGCCATGGGATGATCAGAAAGCTTTTCGCCATCAGCCAGAAGATGACGCCGGCGTTGTTCATCCGGAGCATCGAGCGCGCCCACAAATACAAAATCACAAGCCTTGAGACGATCGAGCGCATTGCCGTGCTTTGCATGAGTCAGGGTGAGGACAAACTGCTTTCCGTTGAGGTGGATGAGAGGTTTCGAGACCGGGAGGCCTATCAAGAAGGGTATCTCACCGATCCGCCCAATTTATCGATCTACGACGATCTATTGAAGGGCGAAGACCATGGATGA